From one Liolophura sinensis isolate JHLJ2023 chromosome 10, CUHK_Ljap_v2, whole genome shotgun sequence genomic stretch:
- the LOC135476145 gene encoding ankyrin repeat domain-containing protein 13B-like isoform X1 has protein sequence MSSKTLEQEFPIHWLVWHNSYDELDQLLKTNGEQDKEGLDPRGRTPLHLAVTLGHFESTRVLLRHGANANTENAGYWTALQEAVSTGDPELVQLVLSYQDRQRQSKRNVSIPELLEKLKESPDFYVEMKWEFTSWVPVVSRMCPSDTYRVWKSGSAVRIDTTLLGFDNMKWQRGKRSYIFQGSGNSATVMEVDHDRGEVYAETMELTVSPSDIGLPSEEAVAARLMSPIVTTYIDTDKISFERNKSGIWGWRSDKSETVNGYECKVFGASNVELITKTRTEHLTEQDKKRCKKVNRTPLESFLGVAEEHSKREAGASNGDLMSVMYNPSNITPEEYFNVHIDLGDRDIGRPMDQTTKTQKFKANLWLCESYPLTLQDQVIPIIDLMAANNAHFRKLRDFITLQLPAGFPVKIEIPLFHILNARITFGNIFASEEPIPGVECVRENDEMTCSVDESSFFPPPSYANIGEAHQSRLRDEDDELLQFAIQQSLLEAGTENDQVTFWEALNRSKPTSNNLHSHEDQLLQRAIAESLQSGVISPGSEENPETGPSTTTTQPLPRDTSLDDDLRLALEMSQRELEDTEKRRREEEEELNRIIQLSLTDK, from the exons ATGTCTTCAAAGACTTTGGAACAAGAGTTTCCAATTCACTGGCTTGTCTGGCACAACAGTTACGACGAGTTGGATCAGTTGTTGAAGACGAATGGAGAG CAGGATAAGGAGGGATTGGATCCACGGGGAAGAACCCCTTTACACTTGGCTGTCACATTAGGACACTTTGAGAGTACCAGGGTTCTCTTACGGCATGGCGCTAATGCAAACACTGAAAATGCAGGTTACTGGACAG CTCTGCAGGAAGCCGTCAGCACTGGTGATCCAGAGCTAGTCCAGCTCGTTCTCAGTTACCAGGATCGTCAGCGCCAGAGCAAGCGCAATGTCAGCATTCCAGAACTCCTCGAGAAACTTAAAGAG TCACCAGACTTTTACGTTGAGATGAAGTGGGAATTTACAAGTTGGG TGCCAGTGGTGTCCAGAATGTGCCCCAGTGATACGTACAGAGTCTGGAAAAGTG gctcAGCAGTTAGGATTGACACCACTCTACTGGGTTTTGATAACATGAAGTGGCAGCGCGGAAAAAGAAGTTACATATTCCAAGGATCAG GGAATTCTGCCACAGTAATGGAGGTTGATCATGACAGAGGTGAAGTTTATGCAGAGACCATGGAGTTGACAGTGTCGCCCTCTGATATAGGCCTGCCTTCAGAAGAGGCAGTTGCAGCTCGACTTATGTCGCCCATTGTCACCACGTATATTGACACAGATAAAATATCGTTTGAGAG AAACAAGTCTGGTATTTGGGGCTGGAGAAGTGATAAGTCTGAGACTGTGAATGGCTATGAATGTAAG GTTTTTGGTGCGTCTAATGTAGAGCTAATCACAAAAACCAGAACAGAGCATTTGACAGAGCAGGATAAGAAAAGGTGTAAAAAGGTGAACAGAACGCCCCTGGAGTCTTTCCTGGGGGTTGCAGAGGAACACAGCAAGAGGGAAGCCGGAGCCTCCAATGGG GACTTGATGTCAGTCATGTACAATCCCTCAAACATCACGCCGGAGGAGTACTTCAACGTGCACATTGACCTCGGAGACAGGGACATTGGTCGGCCCATGGACCAGACAACAAAGACGCAGAAATTCAAGGCAAACTTGTGGTTGTGCGAATCCTACCCTCTAACCCTTCAGGATCAGGTGATCCCTATCATTGATCTCATGGCTGCAAACAACGCTCACTTCAGGAAACTCCGCGATTTTATCACCTTACAGCTCCCAGCTGGATTTCCTGTGAAAATAG AAATTCCATTATTCCACATCCTGAATGCACGAATCACATTTGGGAACATCTTCGCCTCAGAAGAGCCCATTCCGGGAGTGGAATGCGTGCGTGAAAATGACGAGATGACCTGCTCTGTGGATGAGTCCAGTTTCTTTCCTCCGCCTAGTTATGCAAATATTG GTGAAGCTCACCAGTCTAGGCTAAGAGATGAGGATGATGAACTGCTCCAGTTTGCAATACAACAAAGCCTCCTGGAGGCTGGCACAGAAAATGACCAG GTGACTTTCTGGGAAGCTCTTAACCGCAGCAAACCCACCAGCAATAATCTCCACTCCCACGAGGATCAGTTGTTACAAAG GGCAATAGCTGAGAGTCTACAGTCAGGTGTGATTAGTCCAGGTTCAGAGGAAAACCCAGAAACTGGaccttcaacaacaacaacacagccgTTACCTCGGGACACATCATTGGACGATGACTTGCGTCTAGCCTTAGAAATGTCGCAGCGTGAACTCGAGGACACGGAGAAGCGCCGGAGAGAAGAAGAGGAGGAGCTTAATAGAATTATACAACTGTCGCTAACAGATAAATAA
- the LOC135476145 gene encoding ankyrin repeat domain-containing protein 13B-like isoform X2, which translates to MSSKTLEQEFPIHWLVWHNSYDELDQLLKTNGEDKEGLDPRGRTPLHLAVTLGHFESTRVLLRHGANANTENAGYWTALQEAVSTGDPELVQLVLSYQDRQRQSKRNVSIPELLEKLKESPDFYVEMKWEFTSWVPVVSRMCPSDTYRVWKSGSAVRIDTTLLGFDNMKWQRGKRSYIFQGSGNSATVMEVDHDRGEVYAETMELTVSPSDIGLPSEEAVAARLMSPIVTTYIDTDKISFERNKSGIWGWRSDKSETVNGYECKVFGASNVELITKTRTEHLTEQDKKRCKKVNRTPLESFLGVAEEHSKREAGASNGDLMSVMYNPSNITPEEYFNVHIDLGDRDIGRPMDQTTKTQKFKANLWLCESYPLTLQDQVIPIIDLMAANNAHFRKLRDFITLQLPAGFPVKIEIPLFHILNARITFGNIFASEEPIPGVECVRENDEMTCSVDESSFFPPPSYANIGEAHQSRLRDEDDELLQFAIQQSLLEAGTENDQVTFWEALNRSKPTSNNLHSHEDQLLQRAIAESLQSGVISPGSEENPETGPSTTTTQPLPRDTSLDDDLRLALEMSQRELEDTEKRRREEEEELNRIIQLSLTDK; encoded by the exons ATGTCTTCAAAGACTTTGGAACAAGAGTTTCCAATTCACTGGCTTGTCTGGCACAACAGTTACGACGAGTTGGATCAGTTGTTGAAGACGAATGGAGAG GATAAGGAGGGATTGGATCCACGGGGAAGAACCCCTTTACACTTGGCTGTCACATTAGGACACTTTGAGAGTACCAGGGTTCTCTTACGGCATGGCGCTAATGCAAACACTGAAAATGCAGGTTACTGGACAG CTCTGCAGGAAGCCGTCAGCACTGGTGATCCAGAGCTAGTCCAGCTCGTTCTCAGTTACCAGGATCGTCAGCGCCAGAGCAAGCGCAATGTCAGCATTCCAGAACTCCTCGAGAAACTTAAAGAG TCACCAGACTTTTACGTTGAGATGAAGTGGGAATTTACAAGTTGGG TGCCAGTGGTGTCCAGAATGTGCCCCAGTGATACGTACAGAGTCTGGAAAAGTG gctcAGCAGTTAGGATTGACACCACTCTACTGGGTTTTGATAACATGAAGTGGCAGCGCGGAAAAAGAAGTTACATATTCCAAGGATCAG GGAATTCTGCCACAGTAATGGAGGTTGATCATGACAGAGGTGAAGTTTATGCAGAGACCATGGAGTTGACAGTGTCGCCCTCTGATATAGGCCTGCCTTCAGAAGAGGCAGTTGCAGCTCGACTTATGTCGCCCATTGTCACCACGTATATTGACACAGATAAAATATCGTTTGAGAG AAACAAGTCTGGTATTTGGGGCTGGAGAAGTGATAAGTCTGAGACTGTGAATGGCTATGAATGTAAG GTTTTTGGTGCGTCTAATGTAGAGCTAATCACAAAAACCAGAACAGAGCATTTGACAGAGCAGGATAAGAAAAGGTGTAAAAAGGTGAACAGAACGCCCCTGGAGTCTTTCCTGGGGGTTGCAGAGGAACACAGCAAGAGGGAAGCCGGAGCCTCCAATGGG GACTTGATGTCAGTCATGTACAATCCCTCAAACATCACGCCGGAGGAGTACTTCAACGTGCACATTGACCTCGGAGACAGGGACATTGGTCGGCCCATGGACCAGACAACAAAGACGCAGAAATTCAAGGCAAACTTGTGGTTGTGCGAATCCTACCCTCTAACCCTTCAGGATCAGGTGATCCCTATCATTGATCTCATGGCTGCAAACAACGCTCACTTCAGGAAACTCCGCGATTTTATCACCTTACAGCTCCCAGCTGGATTTCCTGTGAAAATAG AAATTCCATTATTCCACATCCTGAATGCACGAATCACATTTGGGAACATCTTCGCCTCAGAAGAGCCCATTCCGGGAGTGGAATGCGTGCGTGAAAATGACGAGATGACCTGCTCTGTGGATGAGTCCAGTTTCTTTCCTCCGCCTAGTTATGCAAATATTG GTGAAGCTCACCAGTCTAGGCTAAGAGATGAGGATGATGAACTGCTCCAGTTTGCAATACAACAAAGCCTCCTGGAGGCTGGCACAGAAAATGACCAG GTGACTTTCTGGGAAGCTCTTAACCGCAGCAAACCCACCAGCAATAATCTCCACTCCCACGAGGATCAGTTGTTACAAAG GGCAATAGCTGAGAGTCTACAGTCAGGTGTGATTAGTCCAGGTTCAGAGGAAAACCCAGAAACTGGaccttcaacaacaacaacacagccgTTACCTCGGGACACATCATTGGACGATGACTTGCGTCTAGCCTTAGAAATGTCGCAGCGTGAACTCGAGGACACGGAGAAGCGCCGGAGAGAAGAAGAGGAGGAGCTTAATAGAATTATACAACTGTCGCTAACAGATAAATAA